A single genomic interval of Zobellia nedashkovskayae harbors:
- a CDS encoding ABC transporter ATP-binding protein has product MSKEIIKIKDLTREFTMGTETVHALRGISFTIKEGEFVTIMGSSGSGKSTLLNILGCLDQPTAGSYEIDGVSVKDLSRNELATIRNEKIGFIFQSYNLLARTSAIENVELPLLYNSKVSTEERRERALKALDMVGLSDRLHHTPSQLSGGQQQRVAIARSLVNNPVMILADEATGNLDTRTSYEIMSLFQDLNKQGITITFVTHEPDIATFSSRTVVLKDGNIIQDYKNENVQSAAKELAKLPKENN; this is encoded by the coding sequence ATGAGCAAAGAAATTATAAAAATAAAGGATTTAACTCGTGAGTTTACAATGGGCACTGAAACTGTTCATGCGTTAAGAGGAATCTCTTTTACGATTAAAGAAGGGGAATTCGTGACTATTATGGGGTCTAGTGGTTCGGGTAAAAGTACGCTATTGAATATTTTAGGATGTTTAGACCAGCCTACAGCGGGCTCGTATGAGATAGATGGTGTAAGTGTAAAAGATCTTAGTAGGAATGAATTGGCTACGATTCGGAATGAGAAAATCGGATTCATATTTCAATCCTATAATCTGCTGGCCAGAACGTCGGCAATTGAAAATGTGGAGTTACCACTATTATATAACAGCAAGGTGTCTACAGAAGAACGTCGGGAACGAGCCCTTAAAGCATTGGATATGGTAGGCTTGAGCGATCGGTTACATCATACGCCCTCGCAACTTTCCGGAGGACAACAACAACGTGTGGCCATAGCAAGATCGTTGGTAAACAATCCGGTGATGATCCTTGCGGATGAGGCAACGGGAAACCTGGATACCCGAACATCTTATGAAATCATGTCCTTGTTTCAAGATTTGAACAAGCAGGGCATTACCATCACTTTTGTAACCCACGAACCGGATATTGCTACATTCAGCAGCAGAACGGTTGTATTAAAAGATGGAAACATCATTCAAGATTATAAGAATGAAAACGTACAATCGGCAGCAAAGGAATTAGCAAAGTTACCTAAAGAAAATAATTGA
- a CDS encoding ABC transporter permease — protein MRLLNLLKIAYKAIVLNKVRTLLTMLGIIIGVASVIAMLAIGEGSKESIRSTISNMGSNMITIRPGTDDRGPARGSGGDVQTLTLDNYETIKEKSTLLSYITPVVNGGGQVISGANNWPSTIYGVNPDYLEIKVVGLHSGSMFTDAEVKSASKVVVLGQTVVDNVFPDGQEPVGQMIRFDNIPFKVIGVLEEKGENTFGQDQDDVVIAPYTTVQKRILAIDYLNQIMASAVSEDDAAEAVIEVTDILRSEHKLMDSEEDDFTVRSMEELISTFSSTSEMLTVLLVAVASISLLIGGIGIMNIMYVSVKERTKEIGLRMAVGGKGSDILLQFLIEAILISITGGVLGVILGLGATVFIEKFLHWPTSVALYSIIISFAVCAVTGIFFGWYPARKASALDPITALRYE, from the coding sequence ATGAGACTACTTAATCTATTAAAAATTGCCTATAAAGCCATAGTTCTTAATAAAGTAAGAACTTTGCTTACCATGTTGGGTATCATCATTGGAGTGGCATCTGTAATTGCAATGCTGGCTATTGGTGAGGGATCTAAAGAGAGTATAAGAAGCACCATATCCAATATGGGTTCTAATATGATTACCATTAGACCTGGTACTGACGATCGTGGACCTGCAAGGGGTAGTGGTGGAGATGTACAAACTTTAACACTAGATAATTATGAAACCATAAAAGAGAAATCTACGCTATTAAGCTATATTACTCCTGTAGTCAATGGTGGCGGGCAAGTAATTAGCGGTGCCAATAACTGGCCAAGTACAATTTATGGGGTAAATCCTGATTATTTAGAAATTAAGGTTGTTGGTCTTCACAGCGGAAGTATGTTTACCGATGCAGAAGTGAAATCCGCTTCTAAAGTAGTGGTGTTAGGACAAACAGTGGTAGACAATGTATTTCCTGACGGACAGGAGCCTGTAGGGCAAATGATTCGTTTTGATAACATTCCGTTTAAAGTAATTGGTGTATTGGAAGAAAAAGGAGAAAACACCTTTGGACAAGATCAAGACGATGTTGTTATAGCGCCTTATACCACAGTACAAAAACGTATTTTGGCTATTGATTATTTAAATCAAATAATGGCATCTGCAGTTAGCGAAGATGATGCTGCAGAGGCGGTTATTGAAGTGACCGATATTCTTCGTTCAGAACATAAACTTATGGACAGTGAAGAAGATGATTTTACTGTACGATCTATGGAAGAATTAATTTCAACGTTCAGTTCCACTAGTGAAATGCTCACAGTTTTATTAGTCGCCGTCGCTAGTATTTCCCTATTGATTGGAGGTATTGGTATTATGAACATCATGTATGTATCAGTAAAAGAACGAACTAAGGAAATAGGACTACGTATGGCTGTAGGTGGCAAAGGATCAGATATATTGTTACAGTTCCTAATTGAAGCTATTTTAATTAGTATTACGGGAGGGGTTTTAGGTGTAATCTTAGGTCTTGGCGCTACGGTCTTTATTGAAAAGTTCTTACATTGGCCTACTAGTGTAGCCCTGTATTCCATAATAATTTCGTTTGCCGTTTGTGCGGTTACAGGTATTTTCTTTGGATGGTATCCTGCAAGAAAAGCATCAGCTTTAGATCCAATTACAGCATTACGTTATGAATAA
- a CDS encoding sensor histidine kinase gives MYKNKKIIILQHLLIWLVLFSMPFILSYREDQDVNRLIAHFFIPMLFYAFIFYFNFLVLIDKFLFTKKTLLFVAINIVIIAFFILLKEEIESNFFQELIKRPKTEEDRVGPPFKLFIYVQMLSYTAPLLFSIAIKSTKRWVQTEAQRKEAANFKLQTELQHLRYQLQPHFFFNSLNNIYSLVDISPEKAKSTIHSLGKLMRYLLYETNTELVPLSKEIEFMRKYIDLMKLRLTDKTEIESSFPVSQNGIQIAPLLFISLIENAFKHGVSANKNSIISIDMTIKGNIVDFTIENHNFPKQDNDKSGSGIGLANLEKRLQLLYPNKHTFEKELKAGVYRVNLKIET, from the coding sequence ATGTATAAAAACAAAAAAATAATAATTCTTCAGCATCTGCTTATATGGTTGGTGCTGTTCAGCATGCCCTTTATTTTATCATATAGAGAAGATCAAGATGTGAATCGGTTGATTGCCCATTTTTTTATTCCGATGCTATTCTATGCATTTATCTTTTACTTTAATTTTTTAGTTCTCATAGATAAATTCCTATTTACTAAGAAAACTTTGTTATTCGTAGCTATTAACATTGTCATAATTGCCTTTTTTATTCTATTGAAGGAAGAGATAGAAAGTAACTTCTTTCAAGAGCTCATAAAGAGACCTAAAACAGAAGAGGATAGGGTAGGCCCACCGTTTAAGCTGTTTATCTATGTACAAATGCTATCATATACTGCTCCGTTGCTTTTTTCGATTGCTATAAAGTCCACCAAAAGATGGGTGCAAACGGAAGCTCAACGTAAAGAAGCCGCTAACTTTAAATTGCAAACAGAGTTACAACATTTACGGTACCAGCTGCAGCCGCATTTCTTTTTTAATTCGTTGAATAATATCTATTCTCTTGTGGATATTTCGCCAGAAAAGGCAAAATCTACAATCCATAGTTTAGGCAAGCTAATGCGGTACCTTTTATATGAAACGAATACGGAATTGGTGCCACTTTCTAAGGAAATTGAGTTCATGCGGAAGTATATAGATTTAATGAAGCTGCGCTTGACGGATAAAACAGAAATAGAATCTAGTTTTCCTGTTAGTCAAAATGGAATTCAAATTGCACCTCTATTATTTATATCACTGATTGAAAATGCCTTTAAACATGGGGTTTCTGCGAACAAAAATAGCATCATATCTATTGATATGACCATTAAGGGAAACATAGTGGATTTCACAATTGAAAATCATAATTTTCCTAAACAGGATAATGATAAAAGTGGTTCTGGAATTGGTTTGGCTAATCTAGAAAAGCGCTTGCAGTTATTATATCCAAATAAACACACTTTTGAAAAGGAACTCAAAGCTGGGGTTTATAGGGTAAATTTAAAAATAGAAACTTAA